In the Cyanobacteriota bacterium genome, one interval contains:
- a CDS encoding aspartate aminotransferase family protein, giving the protein MSPETLLQQPTIASLPRLSSTMTPAEFDDYVMTTYARFPVTLVRGAGCRVWDTDEREYLDFVAGIATCTLGHAHPVMVQAVTQQIQTLHHVSNLFYIPAQGELARWLTEHSCADRVFFCNSGAEANEGALKLARKYAHTVLGIQNPIVLTAHASFHGRTLATVTATGQPKYHKHFDPLMPGFHYIPYNDIAALEQTIAMLDSTERQVAAIMLEPLQGEGGVRPGDRAYFQHIRQLCDDRGILLILDEVQVGMGRTGHYWGYENLGIEPDIFTSAKGLGGGIPIGATLAKQFCTVFQPGDHASTFGGNPFACSVALAVCQTLEQHHILDNVQQRGEQLRAGLQQLAVSYPNLIAEVRGWGLINGMELRADIDLTSAQVVKAAIDQGLLLVPAGPKVVRFVPPLIVTADEVSHALQIVDRVLALLANTVG; this is encoded by the coding sequence GTGAGTCCAGAAACCCTGCTCCAGCAGCCTACGATCGCGTCGCTGCCTCGATTGTCGTCAACCATGACTCCGGCAGAGTTTGACGATTACGTAATGACAACCTATGCTCGTTTTCCTGTGACACTGGTGCGAGGGGCAGGCTGCCGAGTTTGGGACACTGATGAGCGTGAGTATCTGGACTTTGTAGCCGGGATCGCTACCTGCACCCTAGGCCATGCCCACCCTGTAATGGTGCAGGCTGTAACCCAGCAAATACAGACCCTACACCACGTATCCAACCTGTTCTACATCCCAGCCCAAGGGGAACTTGCCCGCTGGTTGACGGAGCATTCCTGCGCTGATCGGGTGTTTTTCTGCAACTCTGGAGCTGAGGCCAATGAGGGTGCTCTAAAGCTAGCCCGCAAGTATGCTCATACTGTGTTGGGGATCCAGAATCCGATCGTGCTGACTGCCCACGCTAGCTTCCATGGACGCACCCTAGCAACGGTGACTGCTACCGGGCAGCCTAAATATCACAAGCATTTTGATCCTCTAATGCCGGGATTTCACTACATCCCCTATAACGACATTGCTGCGTTAGAGCAGACGATCGCAATGCTGGATAGCACTGAACGCCAAGTGGCTGCTATCATGCTGGAACCTCTACAGGGCGAGGGGGGTGTTCGTCCTGGAGATCGTGCCTACTTTCAGCACATTCGCCAACTATGCGACGATCGGGGCATTCTGCTGATTCTGGATGAAGTCCAAGTCGGCATGGGGCGCACAGGCCACTACTGGGGTTATGAAAACTTGGGCATTGAGCCAGATATCTTTACCAGTGCTAAGGGGCTAGGGGGCGGTATCCCCATTGGCGCAACCTTGGCTAAGCAGTTCTGCACCGTGTTCCAGCCCGGCGATCATGCTAGCACCTTTGGGGGCAATCCCTTTGCTTGCAGCGTTGCCCTGGCTGTTTGTCAAACCCTAGAGCAGCACCACATTCTTGACAATGTGCAGCAACGGGGTGAGCAACTTCGGGCTGGGCTACAGCAGCTTGCTGTCAGCTATCCCAACCTGATTGCTGAGGTACGGGGTTGGGGCCTCATTAATGGCATGGAGCTACGGGCAGATATTGACCTCACGTCTGCTCAGGTAGTAAAAGCTGCCATTGACCAAGGATTACTGCTTGTGCCTGCTGGCCCCAAGGTAGTGCGATTTGTGCCACCCCTGATCGTGACTGCCGATGAGGTATCGCATGCCCTACAGATTGTTGATCGTGTTTTGGCGCTTCTTGCCAACACAGTGGGTTAG
- a CDS encoding phosphonate ABC transporter ATP-binding protein codes for MSGDSPVFELRQVCQRFGTQLAIDHLNLSIHAGERVAIVGSSGAGKSTLLRLLNGSLRPTAGEVWALGQPLGQLSAQRLRRVQRQIGTIYQQFHLVDNLAVIHNVNAGHLGRWPTWKAALSLLYPLEVETAAKALQRVGIPDKLFARTDQLSGGQQQRVAIARVLVQNPSVILADEPVSSLDPERSRDVMDLLRDLTITDGKTLVVSLHSVELAFSHCDRILGLQAGRLVFDAPTATVTPAQLADLYRLEDS; via the coding sequence AACGATTTGGCACACAACTGGCGATCGACCATCTGAATCTAAGCATCCATGCAGGAGAACGGGTGGCGATCGTCGGTTCTAGTGGTGCAGGCAAGAGTACGTTACTGCGGCTACTAAATGGCAGCTTGCGTCCTACAGCGGGTGAAGTGTGGGCACTGGGGCAACCTCTTGGTCAATTGTCAGCTCAGCGCTTGCGGCGAGTGCAACGTCAGATTGGCACTATCTACCAGCAATTCCACTTGGTGGACAACCTAGCCGTAATCCACAACGTCAATGCTGGACATCTCGGACGATGGCCTACCTGGAAGGCAGCACTGTCGCTGCTCTATCCCCTAGAGGTAGAAACGGCTGCAAAAGCATTACAGCGGGTAGGCATTCCTGACAAGCTCTTTGCCCGCACTGATCAACTCTCTGGTGGGCAACAACAACGGGTAGCCATTGCCCGTGTGCTAGTGCAAAATCCCTCGGTCATCCTTGCGGATGAACCTGTATCTAGCTTGGATCCTGAGCGTAGTCGAGATGTTATGGATTTACTGCGAGACTTGACCATCACTGATGGCAAAACCTTGGTCGTGAGCCTGCACTCTGTAGAATTGGCCTTCAGCCATTGCGATCGCATCCTAGGGCTACAGGCTGGACGACTCGTTTTTGATGCCCCCACGGCTACAGTCACCCCTGCTCAACTAGCAGACCTCTACCGACTAGAAGACTCATAG